From a region of the Calonectris borealis chromosome 2, bCalBor7.hap1.2, whole genome shotgun sequence genome:
- the ICE1 gene encoding little elongation complex subunit 1 isoform X1, with protein MIDGDRLLTEYQQKCTELQFAEREISALRCQVEQMLQKILPLEKCQEELGSLKAELEEKKSSLKIYRESQLEYVKIKEEIVNSDAVRKKLESKVKKLEEAAIKHTQDFRQLKTEKKRLEKELKKAHGKLDGVLKEKYRKVKHAETQSSSEDLKTDIDKEKIKLLLEELWMCIDSATGKRENQENDPVLASVQDKAWPEKRRLTVTEETVQIHRKFRKCDGKMLPWYSSLESAGKQNSVTAMQLQASTEPFGGDCVENRTTEECLHGGEDKTVDVIIQTDGAHSSSDFSDQEQKGPGRNVMDILNWARPLPALLSPVQLSPPATQDILFGEVTGSSDEEVDCSASAAEDILQEDQVQPPSCNVFSLDEEYNRQSKSCEHGLEAEISCNLSWNEKNVHSGSKMLSKEERDAETKQPEAATLITNMGTNKDCLQDNSEHMETEKGELTEATAHELEAIEEQKGDSEDMHSEEGGSSADFMLHSFKPQNQTEKCSEVEQTEQNVILIRAVDYEGTHKKHGELMKAERDGLSGERKTPRAESVPQNVTYLPPEQCIVLQSEDSEEKSDVLIQNEVVENESKNVIKVTNIASDVGENIKQVIIGEDISAAIQMKGLCAEANNERELSENVLSDFSSSKSFCEVECPKDLMIQCDGERIIMETEAETGAIEISAHSQCSEITHDSEEILEKQRVQTIKDEVDKECEPETVKVSRHYLPVSAIEGMRNSLSMDNKDKNVGSERTALSAFPKDDEQLRIEDIYLTRPETIELAMKFNRESVLEIAESSQLLRSAERGKLVDVKEGGYLKGKPHQEENGSNLSQGKSVLEGILAPKTACVIDAESSIAKCESSMLDFTEIKGEIKKPENQCSTLERGLSKTQNFSVFESQETEFKVNSEDFGEESSELLERVDTIASVLVESNLSSQAQFAKPLNQFLVIENVKCHEIKGELNKQSKELVTETCSSSFNWEENVVQKNNISEIICQSISEIDFNSGLAFSTQGDLEVGCINTEETGSSVQVRIGLESTMPPDLNFSLQKAVSFVETNFTEKAAFSRRWEDKGDKNCVTGSAFNCSSESLEEGAEILSAEKDNMCKELDFLEREYVHKNEVKIADKKEQPGDKETQASDKSQILDANSYNKNTFLLQKFDCQESGCRTSTWEVRADHSRTGSLTAQGEGEELNSFEASGKNAIKRSKNDFDMPEQSNESEEKDSSIQEVRYVKCSECVPMFRKELRASRRIAVGTLETGAIVDADYQVCELHSTMHPGNTLTVSHLKADTMVDMDTHRETNTSPDTANELSSVVGEGYPKDVASWKRECILVTSENTEGTNECMVHSNRAGCINDSEESLLKTGTSKESPVMSNASKNRLPLCQMLTRFSETCRLAVKNSKLNTRMLALGNFFEENDSEKLQSNVEQSLLHSVDTGVSVIEEHNQTCTACNIGENNTGDILDDSSRKKFFFKYLPNPALSDVECNCQTVRQPSEPQKTVFEKLCMLESESCVNVDLKKSNKLKFKEQEPSEILTVSTKTAAQVMHAKLSKRLLQGKRKTKTLKVKLTQPVLANADTSMPTKCSSETINKIRREMGPPLPPLLLPLIATPPKAACTMSPVMSSTGRSSLLSPLDDLISPLRETPVPPLMSPLTDTPTVKSALLFSPSSPSEMAVGRRICSSPLKFCTSIPKHALPVPGRFPLLAADSAAPGAPQENSVKILDTMYPELSARARTLNILKGNIQLNRCAFSDSHSLPGPVAQIGGFKAIASTSTAFVKTGSNLKSDSRKDQDKDVQNQQLFSSSSNHLEKRTLLPISMPRSAKRLRLDSEPPKLEPNDTAAIRNTKNTISEMQEVFHDKSCEISDSAHSSSLEASLPVKKVIDPDCQKVSLALKKIAESCFDLLPVIKGHVYVGNISKIPIMRDEEKEVVYEFGIKNKHLAESLLHVILSKLKAQKNATNYNFNQALCRVYTGICRQLGDLERARLFCYSLLKEDFPDSEKLILFITNVWSDIFVFQGAINKAMQLVVRQSASNEMLACLSAYLNWEQSSSLDAGIMVSNLLLEMQSCPKVELQLSEQYGEDLSEDAWQYIFAVDLLCSHLKWDWTHNNVISKVLWPSMDKWVKKRKGHETAQSIPNSVIALTLRLIGRLGQIGLKEGYLAAVKNISSVIGLFVQHAKEEGVPWGVQLAAIYSLCDLGSSNPEGIVEAIHAWRATVLNNIPFAVTSGIAEITSLCKMQLN; from the exons cttctgttcaGGATAAGGCATGGCCTGAAAAAAGACGACTGACTGTTACAGAAG AAACTGTGCAAATCCACCGAAAGTTCAGGAAGTGTGATGGCAAAATGCTACCTTGGTATTCTTCACTAGAAAGTGCTGGAAAGCAAAATTCTGTAACAGCTATGCAACTTCAAGCAAGTACTGAGCCTTTTGGAGGTGACTGTGTTGAAAACAGGACTACTGAAGAATGTCTGCACGGTGGTGAGGATAAAACTGTAGATGTGATAATACAGACAGATGGGGCACACAGCAGTTCAGACTTCTCTGATCAGGAGCAAAAGGGCCCAGGTAGAAATGTGATGGATATATTGAATTGGGCCAGGCCTCTCCCTGCTTTACTTTCTCCAGTACAGCTTTCACCACCAGCTACACAG gaTATATTGTTTGGAGAAGTCACAGGTTCCAGTGACGAAGAAGTTGATTGCAGTGCTTCTGCAGCGGAGGATATTTTACAAGAAGACCAAGTTCAGCCTCCGAGTTGTAACGTATTCAGCCTTGATGAGGAGTATAACAGACAGAGCAAATCATGTGAGCATGGTCTTGAGGCAGAAATCTCATGTAACCTGAGTTGGAATGAAAAGAATGTTCATAGCGGTTCAAAGATGTTAAGCAAGGAGGAAAGAGATGCTGAAACAAAGCAACCTGAAGCTGCTACTTTAATTACAAACATGGGAACTAACAAAGATTGTTTGCAGGATAATTCTGAGCATATGGAAACTGAGAAGGGAGAACTAACTGAAGCAACAGCACATGAATTGGAAGCCATTGAAGAACAGAAAGGAGATAGCGAGGACATGCACAGTGAAGAGGGAGGTTCTTCAGCTGATTTCATGTTACACAGTTTCAAGCCTCAGAATCAGACGGAAAAATGTAGTGAGGTAGAGCAAACAGAGCAGAATGTAATCTTAATCAGAGCTGTTGATTATGAGGGTACACACAAAAAGCATGGTGAATTAATGAAAGCAGAAAGAGATGGATtatcaggagagagaaaaactccCAGGGCAGAATCTGTTCCACAAAACGTTACTTATTTGCCGCCTGAGCAATGCATTGTGCTTCAAAGTGAAGATTCTGAGGAGAAATCTGATGTGTTGATACAGAATGAAGTGGTTGAAAATGAATCAAAAAATGTAATCAAAGTAACTAATATAGCAAGTGATGTAGGGGAAAACATAAAACAAGTGATAATTGGAGAGGATATTTCAGCTGCAATACAGATGAAAGGACTCTGTGCAGAGGCAAATAATGAGAGAGAGCTCTCTGAAAATGTATTGTCTGATTTCAGTAGTTCAAAATCCTTCTGTGAAGTGGAGTGTCCTAAAGACCTAATGATACAGTGTGATGGGGAGAGAATAATTATGGAGACTGAGGCAGAGACTGGAGCTATTGAGATCTCTGCACACTCTCAGTGCTCTGAAATAACACATGACAGTGAAGAGATACTGGAGAAACAACGTGTGCAAACAATAAAAGATGAAGTGGACAAGGAATGCGAACCAGAGACTGTTAAAGTCTCTAGACATTACTTACCTGTATCTGCTATTGAAGGAATGAGAAATTCATTGTCTATGGataacaaagacaaaaatgtagGTTCAGAGAGGACTGCCTTGTCAGCCTTTCCAAAAGATGATGAACAGCTCAGAATTGAAGACATATATCTAACCAGACCTGAAACTATTGAACTAGCCATGAAATTTAACAGAGAAAGTGTTCTAGAAATAGCTGAATCGTCACAGCTACTCCGTagtgcagaaaggggaaaattaGTAGATGTAAAGGAGGGGGGATATTTAAAAGGCAAACCACACCAGGAAGAAAATGGTAGTAATTTATCGCAAGGGAAGTCAGTCTTGGAAGGTATACTTGCACCAAAGACGGCATGCGTTATTGATGCAGAAAGCAGTATAGCTAAGTGTGAATCCTCTATGTtagattttacagaaataaaaggtgaaataaaaaaacctgaaaaccaaTGTAGTACATTAGAACGTGGATTGTCCAAAACTCAAAACTTTAGTGTGTTTGAATCTCAAGAGACTGAATTCAAAGTTAATTCAGAAGATTTTGGAGAGGAAAGCAGTGAGCTGTTAGAAAGAGTGGATACCATTGCATCTGTCTTAGTAGAAAGTAATCTTTCTTCTCAGGCACAGTTTGCAAAACCTCTGAATCAGTTCTTGGTAATTGAGAATGTTAAATGTCATGAAATAAAAGGGGaattaaataaacaaagcaagGAATTGGTGACTGAGACTTGTTCCAGTTCATTTAACTGGGAAGAGAATGTtgtgcagaaaaataatatttcagagaTCATCTGCCAGTCTATTTCAGAAATCGATTTTAATAGTGGCTTGGCTTTTTCTACTCAAGGGGACTTGGAGGTGGGCTGtataaatactgaagaaacaGGTTCCTCTGTGCAAGTGAGAATTGGCTTGGAATCCACAATGCCTCCTGATCTAAATTTCAGTCTTCAGAAAGCTGTCAGTTTTGTTGAAACTAATTTCACAGAAAAGGCTGCTTTTTCCCGTAGATGGGAAGACAAAGGAGATAAAAATTGTGTTACGGGTAGTGCATTTAACTGTTCTTCAGAAAGCTTGGAAGAGGGTGCTGAGATCCTATCTGCAGAAAAAGACAACATGTGCAAAGAACTGGACTTCCTTGAGAGGGAATATGTACacaaaaatgaagtgaaaattgCAGATAAGAAAGAGCAGCCAGGAGATAAAGAAACTCAGGCATCTGATAAATCACAGATCCTGGATGCAAACTCTTACAATAAGAatacttttcttctccaaaagTTTGATTGTCAAGAATCAGGATGCAGGACTTCTACGTGGGAGGTTAGAGCAGATCATTCTAGAACTGGTTCACTAACAGCTCAGGGAGAAGGTGAAGAATTGAATAGTTTTGAGGCATCTgggaaaaatgctataaaaaggTCTAAAAATGATTTTGATATGCCAGAGCAGAGCAatgaatctgaagaaaaagaCTCTTCTATACAAGAAGTTAGATATGTGAAATGTTCTGAATGTGTTCCCATGTTCAGAAAGGAACTGAGAGCTTCCAGGAGAATTGCAGTTGGTACTCTGGAAACTGGTGCAATTGTTGATGCTGATTACCAAGTATGTGAACTTCATTCAACCATGCACCCAGGAAATACTTTGACAGTTAGTCATCTAAAAGCAGACACTATGGTGGATATGGATACACACCGTGAAACAAACACCTCTCCAGATACTGCAAATGAGTTGTCAAGTGTGGTTGGGGAGGGTTATCCTAAAGACGTAGCCTCTTGGAAAAGAGAGTGTATATTAGTAACCTCTGAAAATACTGAGGGTACTAATGAATGCATGGTACATTCTAACAGAGCTGGATGCATCAATGACAGTGAGGAAAGTCTGTTAAAAACGGGGACATCAAAAGAAAGCCCTGTGATGTCAAATGCTTCAAAAAATAGATTACCACTATGCCAGATGTTAACCAGATTCTCAGAAACTTGCAGACTGGCTGTAAAAAACAGTAAATTAAATACAAGAATGTTAGCGCTTGGCAATTTCTTCGAAGAAAATGATTCTGAAAAACTTCAGTCAAATGTGGAGCAAAGTCTACTACACAGTGTTGATACGGGGGTCTCGGTGATTGAAGAACATAATCAAACTTGTACTGCTTGCAACATAGGAGAAAATAACACTGGTGATATCCTAGATGAtagcagtagaaaaaaattttttttcaagtatcttCCAAATCCAGCCCTATCTGATGTAGAGTGCAATTGTCAGACAGTTAGGCAGCCTTCGGAGCCACAAAAAACAGTATTTGAGAAGCTATGTATGTTGGAGTCAGAGTCTTGTGTGAATGTTGATCTCAAAAAGAGCAATAAATTGAAGTTCAAAGAGCAAGAACCATCTGAAATCTTGACTGTTTCAACCAAGACAGCTGCCCAAGTAATGCATGCCAAGCTATCAAAGAGGCTATTGcaaggtaaaagaaaaacaaagactcTCAAAGTTAAACTAACTCAGCCAGTTCTTGCAAATGCTGATACTTCTATGCCAACAAAATGCTCGTCCGAGACTATAAATAAAATTAGGCGAGAGATGGGTCCTCCTCTGCCCCCCTTGCTACTGCCTTTGATTGCTACTCCTCCAAAAGCTGCATGTACCATGTCCCCAGTAATGTCTTCTACTGGTCGATCCTCTTTGCTTTCCCCTCTTGATGACCTGATATCCCCACTACGTGAAactcctgttcctcctctcatGTCTCCGTTAACAGATACTCCAACAGTAAAATCtgctcttttattttctccttcctcaccCTCAGAAATGGCAGTAGGTAGAAGGATTTGCTCCTCACCTTTGAAATTTTGTACTTCCATTCCAAAGCACGCACTTCCTGTCCCGGGAAGATTTCCTCTGCTTGCCGCTGATAGTGCTGCTCCAGGTGCTCCTCAGGAGAACTCTGTGAAAATATTGGACACTATGTATCCAGAGCTGTCTGCAAGGGCAAGGACACTAAACATTCTGAAGGGCAATATTCAGCTTAACCGATGTGCTTTTTCAGACAGCCACAGTTTGCCAGGACCTGTGGCTCAAATAGGTGGGTTCAAAGCAATTGCATCTACATCAACTGCTTTTGTTAAAACTGGGAGCAATTTGAAATCTGATAGTAGAAAAGATCAAGACAAAGATGTGCAAAATCAGCAATTGTTTTCAAGCTCATCAAATCATCTTGAAAAACGGACACTGTTGCCAATATCTATGCCAAGAAGTGCAAAGAGACTGAGGTTGGACAGTGAACCACCAAAGCTGGAGCCCAATGATACTGCTGCTatcagaaatactaaaaatacaaTCTCTGAAATGCAGGAGGTTTTCCATGACAAAAGCTGTGAAATCAGTGATTCAGCACACAGTTCCAGTTTAGAAGCATCACTGCCAGTAAAGAAGGTTATTGATCCTGACTGCCAGAAAGTTTCTTTGGCATTGAAGAAAATTGCTGAATCCTGTTTTGACTTGTTACCAGTTATTAAAGGTCACGTGTATGTTGGCAATATCTCAAAGATTCCAATAATGagagatgaagagaaagaagTTGTCTATGAATTTGGTATAAAAAACAAG CATTTAGCAGAGTCCTTGCTGCATGTTATTCTCAGTAAACTCAAGGCTCAGAAGAATGCCACAAATTACAATTTCAATCAGGCTCTATGTCGAGTCTACACAGGAATTTGTCGACAGTTGGGAGATTTGGAAAGAGCCCGCCTTTTCTGCTATAGCCTACTTAAAGAAG acttTCCAGACTCagaaaaattgattttgtttATCACAAATGTATGGTCTGACATATTTGTCTTCCAAGGTGCAATTAACAAAGCTATGCAATTAGTTGTCAGGCAGAGTGCAAGCAATGAGATGCTGGCCTGTTTGAGTGCTTATCTCAACTGGGAACAG AGTTCCTCTTTAGATGCTGGTATTATGGTCTCAAACCTGCTTTTAGAAATGCAGTCATGTCCAAAAGTAGAACTTCAACTGAGTGAGCAATACGGAGAAGATCTGAGTGAAGATGCTTGGCAGTACATATTTGCTGTTGATCTACTCTGCTCTCACCTGAAGTGGGATTGGACACATAACAATGTTATAAG CAAAGTGCTTTGGCCTTCTATGGATAAGTGGGTAAAGAAGAGAAAGGGGCACGAAACTGCTCAATCCATTCCTAATAGTGTTATAGCATTGACACTCAGGCTAATTG GTCGGTTGGGCCAAATAGGTTTGAAGGAAGGATATCTTGCTGCAGTGAAGAATATTAGTTCTGTAATTGGACTGTTTGTACAGCACGCAAAAGAGGAAG GTGTTCCCTGGGGTGTTCAGCTGGCAGCCATATATTCACTGTGTGACTTGGGTTCAAGCAATCCAGAAGGTATTGTTGAGGCCATCCATGCTTGGAGAGCAACAGTTCTTAACAACATCCCTTTTGCTGTCACAAGTGGCATAGCTGAAATCACTTCTCTGTGTAAAATGCAGCTAAACTAA